DNA sequence from the Oceanispirochaeta sp. genome:
TGAGATTCGAAAGGCATCTAAGGGAAATCAGAAAATCTGCAAGAGTATCTATGATGAATATATTATTGCCTATCAGGATAAAATGAATTCCGATGATGAGATCATTACTGTGGAAATGCCTGTGGGATTGTTTATTGAATATGATATTTCATCTCCCTGCGGAATGTGTACATCCACTAAGATCGTGGGTTACCTGGATACACCTGAATCATTTCTGGAACCTGAAAGAATCAGTGCCGGTCTGCTCTGGTTTGAGAAGGGCTTCGTTAAATATCAATTTCCTAATAACTCGTATAATAAGAAGAAACCCGTGAAAAAACTGGAGGTCATTGTTGAACTTTCCTCGGAGATACCCGGGACTGATCCAAAGTGGCTTTCAGACATCACCCTCCTGATCAATGACAAAGAGGTCGGTACCTGGACCAGCCCGGGAGATTTCGGAGACAAGAGGGGGAATTACACCCCCGACTGGTGGAAACTGGAAGGTTCGCAATACGGTCTCCTGAAGAATTGGGTCGTAACAGAAGAAGGCTCCTTTGTTGACGGAAAGCAGATTTCCTCACTGAGGATCGAAGATCTTAATTTGTCTGAACATCATTCCGTCAAGGTGACCTTCGCTGTCAAAGAAGATGCAGAAAATGTTGGTGGAATTAATATCTTTGGCAAGGGTTTTGGTAATTACAGTCATGATATTCTACTGAGTCTATCATTCTGAAGGATGTCCTGCATGTTCATGGAGGCCTCCTTTAAGTATCGATATTCTCATTATAATGGATAAACCTAATGACATCTCTATATTGTTGAATAAACAGAATGAGCTTATGCTTGCCCATGCAGGATTCTTTGATTCAGACCGAAAGGCTCAGCACAAGAGCTATCTTTCTCCTCTGGATTTTCCTGGTTGCTTTTGGGGCCACTCTGGCTATCGTCCTGATTTAGAGAGAGCTGAAAAGAGTGACTCGATTTCGTCCATTTGATTTGGAGGCGTAGAGAGCCTTGTCTGCTTTTGTCTGATAGGAACCCAGCTTGTTTTCTTTATCCGGTACGGCGCCGTAGACTCCGGCGCTTATTGCCACCTGCTTGTCAAACTCCGGGTGATGGATGGCTCCGACTTTTGTTCTGATTCGGTCTATGATCTGAAAGGCTTTATCTTCTGTTGTGTCAGGCAATAGGATGATGAATTCTTCTCCCCCCAGGCGGGCCAGCAGATCGGTGATTCTGATTTCCTGCGCACAGGTATCGGCGATCCTCTTTAATACAAGATCTCCAATATCATGACCGAATGTGTCATTTACATCTTTGAATTTATCAATATCAAGGATGGCCAGGGATAGGGATGATTCCGAACGAATAGCAGATTCGAATAGAAGCCTTCCCTCCATTTGCAGGCGATGACG
Encoded proteins:
- a CDS encoding ArsR family transcriptional regulator — translated: LRRGEKNINELASSLDLPQSTVATNIMTLEKAGLISYEIRKASKGNQKICKSIYDEYIIAYQDKMNSDDEIITVEMPVGLFIEYDISSPCGMCTSTKIVGYLDTPESFLEPERISAGLLWFEKGFVKYQFPNNSYNKKKPVKKLEVIVELSSEIPGTDPKWLSDITLLINDKEVGTWTSPGDFGDKRGNYTPDWWKLEGSQYGLLKNWVVTEEGSFVDGKQISSLRIEDLNLSEHHSVKVTFAVKEDAENVGGINIFGKGFGNYSHDILLSLSF